The following proteins come from a genomic window of Yinghuangia sp. ASG 101:
- a CDS encoding ABC transporter substrate-binding protein has product MKNRTFLAASAAVLLAATGLTACQDSRSSNASSGSGPAKVTIMVGGIDKVIYLPAMLGQRLGAFEAEGLDVNLLTEPAGAQAENSLISGDVQGVVGFYDHTIDLQTKGKCIQSVVQFANIPGEAEVVATSKADKITSPADFKGKKLGFTSPGSSTDFLTQYLATANGVSTSDYTPVKAGAGQTFIAAIDNGGIDAGMTTDPTIAQLVNSGKAKVLLDMRTEAGTRQALGGLYPASSLYMDCGWVSKNKETVQKLANAFVKTLRYIAEHSAAEIAAQMPPDYANGGKALYEQSVNDTKGMFNATGKIDPDGARNVLEVLSKFSPSVKGKKDSVDLTKTYTTEFVDKVT; this is encoded by the coding sequence ATGAAGAATCGCACGTTCCTGGCCGCGTCCGCGGCGGTGCTGCTCGCCGCGACCGGGCTCACCGCCTGCCAGGACTCCCGTTCGTCGAACGCGAGTTCCGGCAGCGGACCGGCCAAGGTCACCATCATGGTCGGCGGCATCGACAAGGTCATCTACCTGCCGGCCATGCTCGGCCAGCGCCTCGGCGCGTTCGAGGCCGAAGGGCTCGACGTCAACCTGCTCACCGAGCCGGCCGGCGCGCAGGCCGAGAACTCGCTGATCAGCGGCGACGTGCAAGGCGTCGTCGGGTTCTACGACCACACCATCGACCTGCAGACCAAAGGCAAGTGCATCCAGAGCGTCGTGCAGTTCGCCAACATCCCCGGCGAGGCCGAGGTCGTCGCCACGTCCAAGGCCGACAAGATCACCTCGCCGGCCGACTTCAAGGGCAAGAAGCTCGGCTTCACGAGCCCGGGTTCGTCGACCGACTTCCTCACGCAATACCTGGCCACCGCGAACGGCGTGTCCACATCGGACTACACACCGGTCAAGGCCGGCGCCGGCCAGACCTTCATCGCCGCGATCGACAACGGCGGCATCGACGCCGGCATGACCACCGACCCGACGATCGCCCAACTGGTCAACAGCGGAAAGGCGAAGGTGCTGCTGGACATGCGCACCGAGGCCGGCACCCGGCAGGCCCTCGGCGGGCTCTACCCGGCGAGTTCGCTGTACATGGACTGCGGCTGGGTGAGCAAGAACAAGGAGACCGTGCAGAAGCTCGCCAACGCGTTCGTGAAGACGCTGCGCTACATCGCCGAGCACTCGGCCGCCGAGATCGCCGCCCAGATGCCGCCGGACTACGCCAACGGCGGCAAGGCCCTGTACGAGCAGTCCGTCAACGACACCAAGGGCATGTTCAACGCCACCGGCAAAATCGACCCGGACGGCGCCCGCAACGTCCTCGAAGTGCTCAGCAAGTTCTCCCCGAGCGTCAAGGGCAAGAAGGACTCGGTGGACCTGACGAAGACCTACACGACGGAGTTCGTGGACAAGGTGACGTAA
- a CDS encoding ABC transporter ATP-binding protein, whose product MADQPLVELREATKRFPTRTGGVHTAVRDLDLRVAPGEFVAIVGPTGCGKSTALSLISGLEPPSRGEALVRGVPVRGVPDGVGYMFQNDAVMPWRSVLDNVAAGPRYRGAGKSAARAQAREWVARVGLAAFEGYYPHQLSGGMRKRVALAQTLVNKPSVLLMDEPFSALDVQTRALMQDELLRLWAGTGAAVVFVTHDLDEAIALADRVVVLTASPATIKDTFTVPLERPRAVEEVRLTPEFLDIYREIWESLRTEVTVARERGAAHAA is encoded by the coding sequence ATGGCGGATCAACCGCTAGTCGAACTCCGGGAAGCCACCAAAAGGTTCCCGACCCGTACCGGGGGTGTGCACACCGCGGTGCGCGACCTGGATCTGCGGGTCGCCCCCGGCGAGTTCGTGGCCATCGTCGGGCCGACCGGGTGCGGGAAGTCCACCGCGCTGTCGTTGATCTCCGGGCTCGAGCCGCCGTCGCGCGGCGAGGCTCTGGTGCGGGGTGTCCCGGTCCGCGGGGTGCCGGACGGTGTCGGATACATGTTCCAGAACGACGCGGTCATGCCGTGGCGCTCGGTCCTCGACAACGTCGCGGCGGGGCCGCGCTACCGCGGCGCGGGCAAGTCCGCCGCGCGGGCCCAGGCCCGCGAATGGGTCGCCCGGGTGGGGTTGGCCGCGTTCGAGGGCTACTACCCGCACCAGCTTTCCGGTGGCATGCGCAAGCGCGTCGCGCTCGCCCAGACCCTGGTCAACAAGCCGAGCGTGCTGCTCATGGACGAGCCGTTCAGCGCCTTGGACGTGCAGACCAGGGCGCTCATGCAGGACGAGCTGCTGCGCTTGTGGGCGGGGACCGGCGCCGCCGTCGTCTTCGTCACGCACGACCTGGACGAAGCGATCGCGCTCGCCGACCGCGTCGTCGTGCTGACCGCGTCGCCCGCCACCATCAAGGACACGTTCACCGTGCCGCTGGAACGGCCGCGCGCGGTCGAGGAGGTGCGGCTCACCCCGGAGTTCCTCGACATCTACCGGGAGATCTGGGAGTCGCTGCGGACCGAGGTCACCGTCGCCCGCGAAAGGGGTGCCGCGCATGCCGCGTAA
- a CDS encoding ABC transporter permease, which translates to MPRKSVSSASGSAGTGPADAEAASPDAFGASGAARIGAAGDAPATSGARHDDDAEADIGRAALRARRVRRAQMWSLRAVLVAVWLGSWELAATHWIDPFFYSKPSLIWERLVQWFTEGTSQGSIWEQIEVTLQEAAGGFVLGAVAGIVLGILLGRARMIAEVAAPFIKAANAVPRIVLASLFVIWFGLGLSSKIATAFVLVFFAVFFNAFQGAREVDRNLVDNARILGAGRLQILTSIVVPSATSWILASLHSAFGFALIGAVVGEFTGASKGLGLLINRAQGTFDSAGIYAGMIVITVIALVAESLLTLVEKRLLKWRPQVAHADIKL; encoded by the coding sequence ATGCCGCGTAAGTCTGTGTCCTCCGCCTCGGGTTCCGCGGGTACGGGTCCGGCCGACGCCGAGGCCGCCTCACCCGACGCGTTCGGTGCATCCGGCGCGGCGCGGATCGGCGCCGCGGGCGACGCGCCGGCCACGTCCGGCGCCCGGCACGACGACGACGCCGAGGCCGACATCGGCCGCGCGGCGCTGCGTGCCCGCAGAGTACGTCGCGCCCAGATGTGGTCGCTGCGCGCCGTCCTGGTCGCCGTGTGGCTGGGCAGCTGGGAGCTTGCGGCGACGCACTGGATCGACCCGTTCTTCTACTCCAAGCCGTCGCTGATCTGGGAACGGCTGGTGCAGTGGTTCACCGAGGGCACCAGCCAGGGCAGCATCTGGGAGCAGATCGAGGTGACGCTCCAGGAGGCCGCGGGCGGCTTCGTGCTGGGTGCGGTCGCCGGGATCGTGCTGGGCATCCTGCTCGGCCGGGCCCGCATGATCGCCGAGGTCGCGGCGCCGTTCATCAAGGCCGCCAACGCCGTGCCGCGCATCGTGCTCGCGTCGCTGTTCGTCATCTGGTTCGGCCTGGGCCTGTCGTCGAAGATCGCCACGGCGTTCGTGCTGGTGTTCTTCGCGGTGTTCTTCAACGCCTTCCAGGGCGCCCGGGAGGTCGACCGCAATCTCGTCGACAACGCCCGCATCCTGGGCGCCGGACGCCTGCAGATCCTCACCAGCATCGTGGTGCCCAGCGCCACGTCGTGGATCCTCGCGTCGCTGCACTCGGCGTTCGGCTTCGCGCTGATCGGCGCGGTCGTCGGTGAGTTCACCGGTGCCAGCAAGGGCCTCGGGCTGCTCATCAACCGCGCCCAGGGCACCTTCGACTCGGCCGGCATCTACGCCGGGATGATCGTCATCACGGTCATCGCCCTGGTCGCCGAATCACTCCTCACGCTCGTCGAGAAGCGCCTGCTCAAGTGGCGGCCCCAGGTCGCCCACGCGGACATCAAGCTCTGA
- a CDS encoding response regulator produces the protein MIRVLVVDDDFRVAQIHAGFVGQAPGFHVVGTARTVAETRLRARDLGPDLLLLDVYLPDGSGLGLLRELDCDAVVLTAASDTESIRTAYRRGALGYVVKPFTARDLVDRLAAYARYRNVVGQGGQLSQADIDRAARHLHGSDRRQDARGGSSVTARLISEVLESADAPQSATQIAGRLGISRATAQRHLGALAEAAVVRVTLRYGAAGRPEHMYVWTGTGPSSAARHEPVHP, from the coding sequence ATGATCCGCGTCCTCGTCGTCGACGACGACTTCCGCGTCGCCCAGATCCACGCCGGATTCGTCGGCCAGGCCCCCGGGTTCCACGTGGTCGGCACCGCCCGGACCGTCGCGGAAACCCGGCTGCGCGCCCGTGACCTCGGCCCGGACCTGCTTCTCCTCGACGTCTACCTTCCCGACGGGTCGGGGCTGGGGCTGCTCCGCGAACTGGACTGCGACGCGGTCGTCCTCACCGCCGCCTCCGACACGGAATCCATCCGAACCGCCTACCGGAGAGGTGCTCTCGGCTATGTGGTCAAGCCCTTCACGGCGCGTGATCTTGTGGACCGTCTCGCGGCGTACGCGCGTTACCGCAACGTCGTCGGTCAAGGAGGCCAACTCAGCCAGGCCGACATCGACCGCGCCGCCCGCCACCTGCACGGCTCGGACCGCCGTCAGGACGCCCGCGGGGGCTCTTCGGTCACCGCGCGGCTCATCTCCGAGGTCCTGGAATCCGCGGATGCGCCGCAGTCCGCCACCCAGATCGCCGGCCGCCTGGGCATCTCCCGGGCCACCGCCCAACGCCACCTCGGCGCCCTCGCCGAAGCGGCTGTCGTGCGGGTGACCCTCCGCTACGGTGCCGCGGGCCGGCCGGAGCACATGTACGTGTGGACGGGAACCGGGCCGTCGTCCGCCGCCCGGCACGAGCCCGTACACCCCTGA
- a CDS encoding sensor histidine kinase yields the protein MNRPRFPFAAQVLALQLALVVVVAGVGFGLISRLLDRQLTSQYEQRALSVARSVASDPALAPQVVADDPEGAVRARAEAARRATGALFVVITDERGIRLAHPNPDLVGQRVSTDPSAALAGREVANIEVGTLGISARGKVPIRAADNTVVGEVSVGFDADDLRRHGAQVMHVVAAYSAGACLLGVVGSVLLARRMRRQTLGLEPHELAELMQEHEAVLHGIGEGVLAVDGHGTVTVCNDEAHRLLGLDDAIGRRLDDLDLPAGLRGAMRESGDSGHVLSVVGDRVVVAAARDVRRERRDLGRVLTVRDRTDLEHVTRELDAVRGLTHALRAQRHEFANRLHTLSGLLQLGHTDEAVQYLQALTEGAGTAPQPDGLRDPFLRSFMAAKAAVALEHGVHLAVGDASWVPGTVRSPVEVTTVLGNLVDNALEAARLGFGQPPAVEVELLADGADLHISVVDSGEGVDSARREAIFREGVSSRAEGGRGLGLPIAVQAARGTGGEVRLADPGGGDHGAVFTAHLRGVLAAPEPARTAAGPTTECGPTRESSPS from the coding sequence ATGAACCGACCCCGCTTCCCCTTCGCCGCGCAGGTGCTGGCACTCCAGCTCGCGCTCGTCGTGGTGGTCGCGGGCGTCGGCTTCGGCCTCATCAGCCGACTCCTCGACCGGCAGCTGACCAGCCAGTACGAGCAGCGCGCGCTGTCGGTGGCACGCAGCGTCGCCTCGGACCCCGCGCTCGCTCCCCAAGTGGTCGCCGACGACCCCGAGGGCGCGGTGCGCGCCCGCGCCGAGGCCGCCCGTCGGGCCACCGGCGCGTTGTTCGTCGTGATCACCGACGAACGCGGCATCCGTCTCGCCCACCCCAACCCGGACCTGGTCGGACAACGCGTCAGCACCGATCCGTCCGCCGCCCTGGCCGGACGCGAGGTCGCCAACATCGAGGTCGGCACGCTCGGGATCTCCGCGCGCGGCAAAGTGCCGATCCGCGCCGCCGACAACACGGTTGTGGGCGAGGTCAGCGTCGGCTTCGACGCCGACGACCTGCGCCGCCACGGAGCCCAGGTCATGCACGTCGTCGCCGCGTACTCCGCGGGCGCGTGCCTCCTCGGCGTCGTCGGCTCGGTCCTCCTCGCCCGCCGCATGCGCCGGCAGACCCTCGGCCTCGAACCGCACGAGCTGGCCGAACTCATGCAGGAACACGAGGCCGTGCTGCACGGCATCGGCGAGGGCGTCCTCGCCGTCGACGGGCACGGGACGGTCACCGTATGCAACGACGAGGCCCACCGGCTGCTCGGTCTGGACGACGCGATCGGGCGTCGGCTCGACGACCTCGACCTGCCCGCGGGACTCCGCGGCGCCATGCGCGAATCCGGCGACAGCGGACACGTCTTGTCGGTGGTCGGCGACCGCGTGGTCGTCGCCGCTGCCCGCGACGTCCGCCGCGAACGCCGCGATCTCGGGCGGGTGCTGACGGTACGCGACCGCACCGACCTGGAGCACGTCACCCGCGAACTCGACGCCGTCCGCGGCCTCACCCACGCGCTGCGCGCCCAACGCCACGAATTCGCCAACCGCCTGCACACCCTGTCCGGGCTCCTGCAACTCGGACACACCGACGAAGCGGTGCAGTACCTCCAAGCGCTCACCGAGGGGGCCGGGACCGCGCCGCAGCCCGATGGTCTGCGCGATCCGTTCCTGCGCTCGTTCATGGCGGCCAAGGCCGCGGTCGCCCTGGAGCACGGCGTCCATCTCGCGGTCGGCGACGCCAGTTGGGTCCCCGGGACGGTGCGTTCTCCCGTCGAGGTCACCACGGTTCTGGGCAACCTCGTCGACAATGCCCTCGAAGCCGCCCGGCTGGGCTTCGGGCAACCGCCCGCCGTAGAGGTCGAACTCCTCGCCGACGGCGCCGACTTGCACATCTCCGTCGTCGACTCCGGGGAAGGCGTCGACTCGGCCCGCCGCGAGGCGATCTTCCGCGAGGGCGTCAGCTCGCGCGCCGAGGGAGGCCGCGGACTCGGCCTGCCGATCGCCGTTCAGGCCGCTCGCGGTACCGGGGGCGAGGTGCGCCTCGCCGATCCCGGCGGCGGCGACCACGGCGCGGTCTTCACCGCCCACCTGCGCGGGGTCCTCGCCGCCCCCGAACCCGCGCGAACGGCCGCCGGACCGACCACCGAATGCGGCCCGACCAGGGAAAGCAGCCCCTCATGA